A stretch of the Bacteroidota bacterium genome encodes the following:
- a CDS encoding sulfatase-like hydrolase/transferase: MRRILINFILQFLFWILFFAFARVIFLVYHARLLAEEHTGFLHTLASFWYALKLDAATTCYILVFPFLLLVVQSLYSPPWLNVINKIYTAVVLFVYSLITTAELGIYFEWKTKLHYKALMYLMHPKEIYDSAETSTFIILLAILIIQFLGGLLFYLNFFYKPVIHFKRKIGFSVLFFIVTSAVLFVGGRGGLQPIPINQSESYYSRFNILNLASTNSAFNLYISFYENHKYLGKNPFNFYDLNDAKKEVSAIYSVPTDTTIQILKTNRPNIVILILESWAGDLIGTLGGEPGIAPEFHELEKSGLLFTNIYVSGTRSEQGMGCIFSGFPSHPISSIAVQPDKYTKLPSIIPILKNQGYATSFYFGGQLIYGNIKSYIIWNDFDRIKEVYDFDDSLPRGKLGIHDQYTLNEQLNDLMAEKQPFFSALFTVSTHSPFDMPIAEKIDWGYNANINDYLNSAHYTDHCLGDYFRKAAKETWFDNTLFILVADHSHYSQKNWNYYSPQYHKIPLLFYGNVIKDEFKGKTCARIGSQTDIAATLFGQMGLSAAAFHWSKNLLNPYCPQFAYVAFEEGIGWIRPEGSFFFDNRINHYYYDDLPSASKDQIIREGKSFLEVLFQEYLDY; encoded by the coding sequence ATGCGCAGGATACTTATAAACTTTATATTGCAGTTTTTATTCTGGATTTTATTTTTTGCTTTTGCCCGGGTGATATTTCTGGTTTATCATGCCAGACTTCTGGCAGAGGAACATACCGGATTCTTACATACACTGGCATCGTTTTGGTATGCGCTCAAGCTCGATGCGGCCACTACCTGTTACATCCTTGTATTTCCGTTTCTTTTATTAGTGGTGCAGTCACTTTACAGCCCGCCTTGGCTGAATGTCATCAATAAAATCTATACGGCCGTTGTCCTGTTCGTATATTCACTGATAACTACAGCTGAGCTGGGTATTTACTTCGAATGGAAAACAAAGCTTCATTATAAGGCTTTGATGTATCTCATGCACCCAAAAGAAATTTACGACTCGGCCGAAACATCAACATTTATTATTCTTTTGGCTATTCTCATCATTCAGTTTCTGGGAGGATTACTTTTTTATTTAAATTTTTTTTATAAACCTGTCATTCATTTCAAACGGAAGATTGGTTTTTCAGTTTTATTTTTTATCGTGACTTCTGCTGTACTTTTCGTTGGTGGCAGGGGAGGGCTGCAACCTATTCCCATTAACCAGAGCGAAAGCTATTACTCCCGGTTTAATATCCTGAACCTGGCCTCGACCAACTCCGCTTTTAACCTGTATATCAGTTTCTATGAGAACCATAAATATCTCGGGAAGAATCCATTTAACTTTTATGATCTGAATGATGCCAAAAAGGAAGTAAGTGCAATTTATTCGGTTCCAACTGATACGACTATTCAGATTCTCAAAACAAATCGCCCCAACATCGTCATTTTGATTCTTGAAAGCTGGGCAGGCGATCTGATCGGGACTTTAGGTGGTGAGCCGGGTATTGCTCCTGAATTTCACGAGCTCGAAAAAAGTGGCCTGCTATTCACTAATATTTATGTCAGCGGCACGAGGTCGGAACAGGGAATGGGGTGTATCTTCAGCGGTTTCCCCTCGCATCCCATCTCCTCCATTGCCGTCCAACCTGATAAATATACTAAGCTGCCAAGCATTATCCCAATCCTGAAAAATCAGGGCTATGCCACATCGTTCTATTTTGGCGGTCAGCTTATTTACGGCAACATCAAAAGCTATATCATCTGGAATGATTTTGACCGGATTAAGGAAGTCTACGACTTCGATGATAGTCTGCCAAGAGGAAAACTGGGCATCCATGACCAATATACCCTGAATGAACAACTGAATGATCTGATGGCGGAAAAGCAACCGTTCTTTTCGGCTTTGTTTACAGTGAGCACCCATTCACCATTTGATATGCCGATAGCTGAAAAAATAGATTGGGGTTATAATGCTAACATAAACGATTATTTGAATTCGGCTCATTACACCGACCATTGCCTGGGTGATTACTTTAGAAAAGCTGCTAAAGAGACCTGGTTCGACAATACCTTGTTCATCCTTGTAGCCGATCACAGCCATTATTCTCAGAAAAACTGGAATTATTATTCGCCCCAGTACCATAAGATTCCCCTTCTCTTTTACGGGAATGTCATCAAGGATGAATTTAAGGGAAAGACATGTGCCAGAATAGGCTCTCAAACCGACATCGCGGCCACCTTGTTCGGGCAGATGGGATTGTCTGCTGCCGCATTCCACTGGAGCAAAAACCTTTTAAATCCATACTGCCCGCAATTTGCCTATGTCGCTTTTGAAGAAGGAATCGGGTGGATACGACCAGAAGGTTCTTTCTTTTTCGATAACAGAATAAACCACTATTATTATGATGACCTTCCCTCTGCCTCGAAAGATCAGATCATCAGGGAAGGAAAATCATTTCTGGAGGTGCTTTTTCAGGAATATTTAGACTATTAA
- a CDS encoding MarR family transcriptional regulator — protein sequence MEIKELVFKTLKDSTTPLKSQEIADKAGIDKKEVDKAIKALKTEEKIASPKVCYYCVKK from the coding sequence ATGGAAATTAAGGAATTAGTTTTTAAAACCTTAAAGGATTCTACAACGCCCTTAAAATCACAGGAAATTGCTGATAAAGCCGGTATTGATAAAAAGGAAGTTGATAAGGCAATAAAAGCACTTAAAACGGAGGAAAAGATCGCTTCACCGAAAGTATGCTATTATTGCGTCAAAAAATAA